One window from the genome of Desulforamulus ruminis DSM 2154 encodes:
- a CDS encoding CarD family transcriptional regulator produces MFKIGDKVVYPMHGAGVIEAIEEKEVLGEKRQYYILRLPIGDMKVMIPINNSGDVGLREIIDPEEIKTVIGVLQGQTTVMSTNWNRRYRANLEKIKSGDIFEVAEVVRNLLTRDKEKGLSSGERKMLENARQILISEMVLAAELEEDTARSLIDEVFA; encoded by the coding sequence TTGTTTAAAATCGGGGACAAAGTTGTGTACCCTATGCACGGAGCCGGAGTCATCGAGGCCATCGAGGAAAAAGAGGTATTGGGTGAGAAAAGACAGTATTATATTTTGCGTTTGCCCATTGGGGATATGAAAGTAATGATTCCCATCAATAATTCCGGGGACGTTGGCCTGAGAGAAATTATTGATCCGGAGGAAATTAAAACCGTTATCGGGGTTTTGCAGGGGCAAACCACGGTGATGTCCACCAACTGGAACCGGCGCTATCGTGCCAATCTGGAAAAAATTAAAAGCGGTGATATTTTTGAGGTGGCAGAGGTGGTGCGCAACCTCTTAACCCGGGACAAAGAAAAGGGTTTATCTTCCGGAGAACGGAAAATGCTTGAAAACGCCAGACAAATTTTGATCAGTGAAATGGTACTGGCCGCTGAATTAGAAGAAGATACCGCCCGATCTCTTATTGATGAAGTTTTTGCGTAA
- a CDS encoding PIN/TRAM domain-containing protein, producing MIRKTLYGLIVLLFGSTGFWVGLYIVTNRLITVPAALPQLELGMIALGVLVGVLVGVLAAPWLIKGGLALTTVVDQYLAKTPTQDLIMGSLGLIFGLIIANLLGSILSTMGLVGKIIWLAGTFLLGYLGLSVAVKKREDIVALFSSLPRFGKEKLAKTETKKEILKVLDTSVIIDGRIAELCQSGFIEGTLLVPVFVVDELRHIADSADLLKRNRGRRGLDILNAMKKSAEIKVQIYENVKGLDDIQEVDAKLVKLGQKLGAKIVTNDYNLNKVAELQGVKVLNINELANAIKPVVLPGEEMTVTVVKDGKEMGQGVAYLDDGTMIVVDGGRRFIGQTVSVLVTSVLQTAAGRMIFAKPKNSDKRAEAGHMISGVNMIG from the coding sequence ATGATTCGTAAGACGCTTTATGGGCTAATTGTTTTGCTTTTTGGCAGTACAGGCTTCTGGGTAGGACTTTATATTGTCACCAACCGTTTGATAACGGTGCCTGCCGCTTTGCCGCAGCTGGAACTGGGGATGATCGCCCTGGGCGTGCTGGTAGGGGTTCTGGTGGGTGTGTTAGCCGCCCCTTGGCTGATCAAAGGGGGATTGGCGTTAACCACGGTGGTGGATCAATATCTGGCCAAAACTCCCACTCAGGACCTGATCATGGGTTCTTTAGGACTTATCTTTGGACTTATAATTGCAAATTTATTGGGATCGATTTTATCCACCATGGGACTGGTAGGTAAAATCATCTGGCTGGCAGGAACATTTTTATTAGGCTATCTCGGTCTATCGGTGGCCGTTAAGAAAAGGGAAGACATTGTGGCTTTGTTTTCCAGCCTGCCGCGTTTTGGGAAAGAAAAGCTGGCTAAAACAGAAACCAAAAAAGAAATCCTCAAGGTTTTGGACACCAGTGTCATTATTGACGGGCGAATTGCCGAATTATGCCAAAGCGGTTTCATTGAGGGGACCCTGCTGGTGCCCGTTTTCGTGGTGGACGAACTCCGCCATATCGCAGACTCCGCGGACCTTTTGAAAAGGAACCGGGGCCGCCGGGGGCTGGATATTTTAAATGCCATGAAAAAATCAGCCGAAATCAAAGTTCAGATTTATGAAAACGTGAAAGGTTTGGACGATATCCAGGAAGTGGATGCCAAACTGGTGAAACTGGGCCAGAAGCTGGGGGCCAAGATCGTCACCAACGATTACAACTTAAATAAGGTTGCCGAATTACAGGGTGTTAAAGTGCTGAATATCAATGAATTGGCCAACGCCATTAAACCGGTGGTGCTCCCCGGGGAAGAAATGACGGTTACCGTGGTGAAGGACGGTAAAGAAATGGGCCAAGGAGTTGCTTATCTGGACGACGGCACCATGATTGTGGTGGACGGCGGCCGGCGATTTATCGGTCAGACCGTCAGCGTTCTGGTTACCAGTGTCCTGCAGACAGCGGCCGGCCGCATGATTTTCGCCAAGCCCAAGAATTCCGACAAACGTGCGGAAGCAGGACATATGATCAGTGGAGTGAACATGATTGGGTAA
- the ispD gene encoding 2-C-methyl-D-erythritol 4-phosphate cytidylyltransferase: MGNIMAVIPAAGIGSRMGSGIKKQYLMLGNMPILARTIRAMEDNPEIQGIVLVVGPGEEAYCRDYILAGKAFSKVMAVVPGGDHRQSSVYNGLSFLPGETQLVLIHDGARPLVQPGEISRVIEAAREVGAAALAVPLKDTVKVVDCRGWVQSTPPRESLWAVQTPQVFRYGIIMEAHRKAREAGLLATDDCALVEFLGGPVKLVAGSYENIKITTPEDLVLAEAFLSRRRG, from the coding sequence TTGGGTAATATCATGGCGGTAATTCCTGCGGCTGGCATTGGTAGCCGTATGGGTTCGGGTATAAAAAAACAATATTTAATGCTGGGGAATATGCCCATCCTGGCCCGTACCATCCGTGCCATGGAGGACAATCCGGAAATTCAGGGAATTGTTCTGGTGGTGGGACCCGGTGAAGAAGCCTATTGCCGGGATTATATTTTGGCGGGCAAAGCATTTTCAAAGGTGATGGCGGTGGTGCCCGGAGGCGACCACCGCCAATCTTCTGTTTATAACGGTCTTTCCTTTCTGCCCGGGGAGACCCAACTGGTGCTGATTCATGACGGGGCCAGACCCTTGGTTCAGCCCGGAGAAATAAGCCGGGTGATTGAAGCGGCCCGGGAAGTGGGGGCAGCGGCCCTGGCCGTACCCCTCAAGGATACCGTTAAGGTTGTGGATTGCCGGGGCTGGGTGCAGAGCACGCCACCCCGGGAGTCCCTGTGGGCAGTACAGACGCCTCAGGTTTTTCGCTACGGGATCATTATGGAGGCTCACCGAAAGGCCAGAGAGGCAGGGCTGCTGGCCACGGATGACTGCGCTCTGGTGGAATTTCTGGGCGGGCCGGTGAAGCTGGTGGCGGGCAGCTACGAAAACATTAAGATCACTACGCCCGAGGATCTGGTGCTGGCCGAGGCCTTTTTATCCCGCCGCAGGGGATAA
- the ispF gene encoding 2-C-methyl-D-erythritol 2,4-cyclodiphosphate synthase, giving the protein MRIGIGYDVHKLVPGRSLILGGVAIPWEQGLLGHSDADVLIHAIMDALLGAAALGDIGRHFPDSDARYKGISSLELLARVKEKLGSANYEVNNLDAVVVAQAPKLASYIPAMRENLARVLGTELENINVKATTTENLGFAGRGEGMGAYAVCTLRKIS; this is encoded by the coding sequence TTGCGAATCGGTATAGGATATGACGTACATAAGCTGGTACCGGGGCGAAGCCTGATTTTGGGCGGTGTAGCCATCCCCTGGGAACAGGGGCTGCTGGGGCATTCAGACGCAGACGTACTCATTCACGCCATTATGGATGCTCTGCTGGGAGCGGCGGCCCTGGGAGATATCGGCCGGCATTTTCCCGACAGCGATGCCCGATATAAAGGGATCTCCAGTCTGGAGCTTTTGGCCCGGGTTAAGGAAAAACTTGGTTCCGCAAATTATGAAGTGAACAATTTAGATGCCGTGGTAGTGGCTCAGGCCCCCAAGCTGGCTTCCTATATTCCGGCCATGAGGGAAAATTTGGCCAGGGTGCTGGGGACAGAACTGGAAAATATCAATGTGAAGGCAACCACTACCGAAAACCTGGGATTCGCCGGGCGCGGCGAAGGCATGGGGGCTTACGCTGTCTGCACCCTGCGGAAGATTTCTTAA
- a CDS encoding glutamine--tRNA ligase/YqeY domain fusion protein: protein MTTTTTKAALPSNFIQSIIDEDLENNKHAGQVHTRFPPEPNGYLHIGHAKSICLNFGLAAEYRGLCNLRFDDTNPSKEDVEYVESIQEDVRWLGFSWDDRLFYASDYFEKLYGYAVQLIKAGKAYVCDLNADEIREYRGTLTRPGIESPHRNRSVEENLQLFERMRTGEFEEGSRVLRAKIDMASPNLNMRDPVLYRIMKASHHRTGDNWCIYPMYDYAHPLSDAIEGITHSICTCEFEDHRPLYDWVLDALNFNPRPRQIEFARLNLNYTVMSKRKLRELVEQGYVTGWDDPRMPTISGLRRRGYTPESIRDFCERIGVAKAVSTVDIALLEHCLREDLNFRAPRVMAVLRPLKVIIDNYPEDQVEWLEAEYSSENSELGSRQLPFSRVLYIEQEDFMENPPKKFFRLSPGSEVRLKHAYIIKCERVVKNEQTGELMELHCTYDPDTRSGSAGQTRKVKGTLHWVSAAHALPAEVRLYDRLFIKENPDEEKDGVDFKAHLNPHSLDKLTSCWLEPSLAGALPGSRYQFLRQGYFNVDPVDSRDGALVFNRIVSLKDSWAKMQKG, encoded by the coding sequence ATGACAACCACAACCACCAAAGCTGCTTTGCCATCTAATTTTATTCAAAGCATCATTGATGAAGACCTGGAAAATAACAAGCATGCAGGCCAGGTTCATACTCGTTTTCCACCCGAGCCCAACGGCTACCTGCATATTGGGCATGCCAAGTCCATTTGTCTGAATTTTGGTTTAGCCGCTGAGTACAGGGGATTGTGTAATTTGCGTTTCGATGATACCAATCCCAGCAAAGAAGATGTGGAATATGTAGAATCTATTCAAGAAGATGTCCGATGGCTCGGTTTTAGCTGGGATGACAGGCTTTTTTACGCTTCGGATTATTTTGAAAAACTCTACGGCTACGCTGTTCAGTTAATCAAGGCCGGCAAGGCCTATGTTTGTGATCTGAACGCCGATGAAATACGCGAATACCGGGGGACTTTAACCCGACCCGGCATCGAGAGCCCTCATCGCAACCGTTCTGTTGAAGAAAACCTGCAATTATTTGAACGGATGCGGACGGGAGAATTTGAGGAAGGCTCCAGAGTTTTAAGAGCCAAAATCGATATGGCTTCTCCCAATTTAAATATGCGGGATCCGGTCCTTTATCGGATTATGAAGGCAAGCCATCACCGGACCGGTGACAACTGGTGTATCTATCCCATGTATGATTACGCCCATCCCCTCTCGGATGCCATTGAGGGAATTACTCATTCCATCTGCACCTGTGAATTTGAGGATCATCGTCCTTTATATGACTGGGTTCTGGATGCCTTGAATTTTAATCCGCGGCCCCGGCAGATTGAATTTGCCCGTTTGAATCTGAACTATACGGTTATGAGCAAGCGCAAACTCCGGGAATTGGTGGAACAGGGCTATGTAACCGGCTGGGATGATCCCCGCATGCCCACCATATCCGGCTTGAGAAGACGGGGCTACACGCCGGAATCCATCCGGGATTTTTGCGAGCGTATCGGGGTGGCCAAAGCCGTGAGTACGGTGGATATCGCCCTGCTGGAACACTGTCTGAGGGAAGACTTAAACTTCCGGGCGCCCCGGGTCATGGCTGTTCTCAGACCCCTCAAAGTGATTATTGATAACTATCCCGAAGATCAGGTAGAGTGGCTGGAAGCGGAATACAGTTCCGAAAATTCCGAGTTGGGGTCCCGTCAGCTACCCTTTTCCCGGGTACTTTATATTGAACAGGAAGACTTTATGGAAAATCCGCCGAAAAAATTCTTCCGCCTGTCGCCGGGATCGGAGGTTCGTTTAAAACATGCTTATATTATTAAATGCGAGCGTGTGGTTAAAAACGAGCAAACCGGTGAGCTCATGGAATTGCACTGTACCTATGACCCGGACACCCGCAGCGGTTCTGCCGGACAGACGCGCAAGGTGAAGGGGACATTGCACTGGGTTTCCGCCGCCCATGCTCTTCCAGCGGAGGTGCGCCTTTATGACCGCCTCTTTATCAAGGAAAATCCCGATGAAGAGAAAGACGGCGTTGATTTTAAAGCTCACCTTAATCCCCATTCTTTGGACAAACTGACTTCCTGCTGGCTTGAACCAAGCCTGGCCGGTGCGCTGCCGGGCAGCCGGTACCAGTTCCTGAGACAGGGTTACTTTAATGTGGATCCCGTTGATTCCAGGGATGGAGCGCTGGTGTTCAACCGAATTGTTTCCCTAAAGGATTCCTGGGCCAAAATGCAAAAGGGCTAG
- the gltX gene encoding glutamate--tRNA ligase, which translates to MSVRVRFAPSPTGPLHIGGARSALFNWLFARHHGGQFVVRIEDTDLERSSRESEENILNALRWLGMDWDEGIQVGGPNAPYRQTERLEIYRGLARKLLEQGHAYPCYCSEEDLAAEREMLMAKGELPRYLGRCRELCPEDRAKLEAEGRRPVLRFRVPENKIVTVNDRVRGQVEFDCNGIGDFIIMKSDNIPTYNFAVVVDDHHMEITHVVRAEEHLSNTPRQLLIYEALGWKTPEFAHISLILGKDRSKMSKRHGATSIEQYQQLGYLPEALVNFLGLLGWSPGGEEEIFTTQQMIELFSLDKVSKSPAVFDLDKLNWLNGNYIRQCPVDRLAQMAIPYLKEAGYLQGEVGPEKLEWLTQVVAIASKYISYMQEITLHVDIFFKDQVPPVDEEAKQVLTEEHIPLVMNTTIKLVEEAEELTEASVKALLKAVGKQTGLKGKMIFMPVRVALTGKIHGPELHQIIPIFGKERTIARLRASSR; encoded by the coding sequence TTGTCTGTACGGGTCCGGTTCGCCCCGAGTCCAACGGGGCCTTTACATATTGGAGGGGCCAGATCAGCCCTTTTTAACTGGCTTTTTGCCCGGCACCACGGGGGTCAATTTGTGGTCAGAATAGAAGATACCGATCTGGAGAGATCCTCCAGGGAATCGGAAGAGAATATTTTAAATGCCCTGCGTTGGCTGGGCATGGACTGGGATGAAGGCATCCAGGTAGGAGGACCTAACGCTCCCTACCGGCAAACGGAGCGATTGGAAATTTACAGGGGTTTAGCCCGCAAATTGTTGGAACAAGGGCATGCCTATCCTTGCTATTGCAGTGAAGAGGATCTGGCCGCCGAGCGGGAAATGCTGATGGCTAAAGGGGAGTTGCCCAGGTACCTGGGACGCTGCCGGGAACTTTGCCCGGAGGACCGGGCAAAGCTTGAAGCAGAGGGCAGAAGGCCGGTCCTCCGTTTTAGGGTACCCGAAAATAAAATTGTTACCGTTAATGACCGGGTTCGGGGTCAGGTGGAATTTGACTGCAACGGCATCGGAGATTTCATTATCATGAAATCCGACAATATTCCCACTTATAATTTTGCTGTGGTGGTGGATGACCACCATATGGAAATTACCCACGTGGTCCGGGCGGAGGAACATTTGTCCAATACGCCAAGGCAGTTGTTAATCTATGAAGCCCTGGGCTGGAAAACCCCTGAGTTTGCCCATATTTCTCTTATCCTGGGCAAGGATCGCTCAAAGATGAGTAAGCGCCACGGGGCCACCTCCATTGAACAGTATCAGCAGTTAGGTTATCTGCCGGAGGCCCTGGTTAACTTTCTGGGCTTATTGGGATGGTCGCCGGGTGGAGAGGAAGAAATTTTTACCACCCAACAAATGATTGAATTGTTTTCACTGGATAAAGTATCCAAAAGCCCGGCGGTATTTGATTTAGATAAACTCAACTGGCTGAACGGCAATTACATTCGCCAATGTCCCGTTGACCGGTTGGCGCAAATGGCCATTCCTTATTTAAAAGAAGCGGGATATTTGCAAGGAGAAGTTGGGCCTGAAAAACTGGAATGGTTAACACAGGTGGTGGCCATCGCCAGCAAATATATCTCTTATATGCAGGAAATAACCCTGCATGTTGACATCTTCTTCAAAGACCAGGTGCCGCCGGTGGATGAAGAGGCCAAACAAGTTCTTACAGAGGAACATATTCCTTTGGTTATGAATACAACTATTAAACTGGTAGAAGAAGCGGAGGAGCTTACCGAAGCGTCGGTCAAGGCTTTATTAAAAGCCGTTGGCAAGCAAACCGGCCTGAAGGGGAAAATGATCTTTATGCCTGTACGGGTTGCCCTTACCGGAAAAATTCACGGACCGGAACTGCACCAGATCATACCAATCTTCGGGAAAGAACGTACCATTGCCCGGTTGAGGGCGTCTAGTCGTTAG
- the cysE gene encoding serine O-acetyltransferase, whose product MFGRIKREIHAVFERDPAAKSVIEVLLCYPGLHAILFHRVAHALYKKKFFVTARFLSQISRWLTGIEIHPGAKIGEGLFIDHGSGVVIGETAEIGDNVTIYQGVTLGGTGKEKGKRHPTIGNNVVISSGAKVLGSFQVGENVKIGAGSVVLKPVPPNCTVVGVPGRIVIRDGQKVSPVQDLRHDQLPDPIADMLAQMQNTIEKLEQRVKQLEPAEDILHRESGGGRGD is encoded by the coding sequence GTGTTTGGCCGGATAAAGAGAGAGATTCATGCCGTTTTTGAACGGGATCCTGCGGCAAAAAGTGTTATTGAGGTATTGCTATGTTATCCGGGCCTTCACGCGATCCTGTTTCACCGGGTAGCCCATGCCCTGTATAAAAAGAAATTTTTTGTTACAGCCCGTTTTCTCTCACAAATTTCCAGATGGCTTACAGGGATTGAAATCCACCCCGGGGCCAAGATTGGTGAAGGTCTCTTTATTGACCACGGGTCCGGTGTGGTGATCGGGGAAACCGCCGAGATTGGCGACAACGTAACCATCTATCAGGGAGTTACCTTGGGTGGGACGGGTAAAGAAAAGGGTAAACGCCACCCCACCATCGGCAACAATGTGGTCATCAGTTCCGGCGCCAAGGTGCTGGGATCCTTTCAAGTGGGCGAGAATGTTAAAATTGGGGCCGGATCGGTTGTGCTGAAACCGGTTCCGCCCAATTGCACCGTGGTGGGCGTTCCCGGCAGAATTGTGATTCGGGACGGTCAAAAAGTATCGCCGGTTCAGGACTTGCGCCATGACCAACTGCCGGATCCCATTGCCGATATGTTGGCACAGATGCAGAACACCATCGAAAAACTGGAGCAACGGGTAAAGCAACTGGAACCGGCAGAGGATATTTTACACCGAGAGAGCGGAGGGGGCCGAGGAGATTAA
- the cysS gene encoding cysteine--tRNA ligase: MEIYNTLTRLKEEFIPGEPGQVKMYVCGPTTYNFIHLGNARPLVFFDTVRRYFMYKGYKVYYIQNFTDVDDKIINRAKKENLDPLALAKKYINEFFVDGDALNVLRADRYPKVSEHIKEIINLIKLLQERGHAYEVEGDVYFSVRSFPGYGKLSGRSLEDMQAGARVEVDPRKKDPMDFALWKAAKPEEPSWQSPWGNGRPGWHIECSAMAGKYLGSGFDIHGGGFDLIFPHHENEIAQSEAACKQPFARYWMHNGFITVNQEKMSKSLGNFFLVREILDKFPPDVIRWFLLSTHYRSPLDFDDEKLAVAGRGLERIKTALRLLYEAMERPASGEEEAGAGSSFHEKLTLLRLEFEKAMDDDFNTALAISVFFELAKEINILVNGMGDKISPEAVLAMEQAHDLVKEFNRVLGVLKEDPVSGKLVLETSGEDDGLTEGLVQLIIKIRQEARSKKDWSTADTIRDGLKELGIILEDTPQGVRWKKQV, from the coding sequence ATGGAAATTTACAACACGCTGACCCGATTAAAGGAAGAGTTTATTCCCGGTGAGCCGGGGCAGGTCAAAATGTATGTCTGCGGTCCAACCACCTATAACTTTATTCATTTGGGAAATGCCCGGCCACTGGTGTTTTTTGACACGGTCCGCCGGTATTTTATGTATAAAGGCTATAAGGTTTATTACATTCAAAACTTTACGGATGTGGACGATAAAATTATTAACCGGGCCAAGAAAGAAAACCTGGATCCCCTGGCCCTGGCCAAAAAATATATTAATGAATTCTTTGTGGATGGCGACGCGTTGAATGTACTCCGGGCGGACCGGTATCCGAAGGTTTCCGAACATATTAAAGAAATTATCAACTTAATCAAGCTGCTTCAGGAGCGGGGCCATGCCTATGAGGTGGAGGGGGACGTTTATTTTTCTGTGCGTAGTTTTCCCGGCTACGGCAAATTGTCCGGACGAAGTCTGGAAGATATGCAGGCGGGAGCCAGGGTTGAAGTGGATCCCAGGAAAAAGGACCCCATGGATTTTGCCCTGTGGAAAGCGGCTAAACCGGAAGAACCCAGCTGGCAAAGCCCCTGGGGCAACGGACGCCCCGGCTGGCATATTGAATGCTCGGCCATGGCCGGAAAATATCTTGGCAGCGGATTTGATATCCATGGCGGGGGGTTTGATTTAATCTTTCCCCATCATGAAAATGAAATCGCCCAGTCCGAGGCTGCCTGTAAACAACCCTTTGCCCGCTATTGGATGCACAACGGATTTATCACTGTGAATCAGGAGAAAATGTCTAAATCCCTGGGGAATTTCTTCTTGGTCAGGGAGATTTTAGATAAGTTCCCCCCGGATGTGATCAGGTGGTTTTTGCTTTCAACCCATTATCGCAGTCCTCTGGATTTTGATGATGAGAAGCTGGCGGTGGCCGGACGCGGGCTTGAACGAATTAAAACCGCCCTCCGCCTTCTTTATGAAGCCATGGAACGGCCTGCTTCCGGTGAAGAAGAGGCCGGCGCAGGAAGCTCCTTTCACGAGAAGCTGACCCTGCTGCGGCTGGAATTTGAAAAAGCCATGGATGACGATTTCAATACCGCCCTGGCGATCTCGGTATTTTTTGAATTAGCCAAAGAAATTAATATTTTGGTGAACGGAATGGGCGATAAAATTTCCCCGGAAGCCGTGCTGGCCATGGAGCAGGCCCATGATTTGGTGAAAGAGTTTAACCGGGTTTTAGGAGTATTGAAAGAAGATCCGGTCAGCGGCAAATTAGTCCTGGAAACTTCCGGCGAGGATGACGGATTGACCGAAGGACTGGTGCAACTGATTATTAAAATCAGGCAGGAGGCCCGCAGTAAAAAGGACTGGTCCACTGCAGACACCATTCGCGACGGTTTAAAGGAACTGGGGATTATCCTGGAAGACACTCCCCAGGGAGTTCGTTGGAAAAAGCAGGTGTAG
- a CDS encoding Mini-ribonuclease 3, whose amino-acid sequence MDNQSLEPRGIKPEESPSLVLAYIGDAVYELAVREYLVQRGMVKVNQLHRTAVKYVRAGAQAKALFSLEDKLSEEEMAVVRRGRNAKSGTPPKGACVLEYRHATALEALIGYLYFKERHERVREIISMAVNEISRQ is encoded by the coding sequence TTGGATAACCAATCTTTAGAACCCCGGGGGATAAAGCCCGAAGAGAGTCCAAGCCTGGTGCTGGCTTATATTGGGGATGCGGTTTATGAACTGGCGGTCAGGGAATATTTAGTACAGCGGGGCATGGTTAAAGTGAACCAACTGCACCGGACGGCCGTGAAGTATGTGCGTGCCGGGGCCCAGGCCAAGGCGTTGTTTTCTCTGGAGGATAAACTTTCCGAAGAAGAAATGGCTGTGGTGCGCCGGGGCAGAAATGCCAAGTCGGGAACTCCGCCCAAGGGGGCCTGTGTGCTGGAATACCGCCATGCCACAGCCCTGGAAGCCCTGATCGGATATTTATATTTTAAAGAACGTCATGAGAGAGTTCGGGAAATCATCAGCATGGCTGTGAATGAAATAAGCCGTCAGTAG
- the thyX gene encoding FAD-dependent thymidylate synthase, with product MAKATLKVRLLQHTPEPEKLVAMAARLCYSPSGIDDLAEDVIHSDQQQFIKKLMDMGHYTTIEHISFTFGVEGVSRSLLAQLTRHRIASFSVQSQRYVGETRAQNKQGIFDYIIPETILQLGPEAVAEFESQMTRIQAWYDGWVQKLGGGRVAYEDARFVLPNAAETKLVVTMNARELRHFFDLRCCNRAQWEIRNLAEQMLKLVKEAAPTIFRDAGPSCLSGPCPEGKLSCGKMPEVRKKFGMIKSGE from the coding sequence GTGGCCAAAGCAACATTGAAAGTTCGATTATTACAGCATACACCGGAACCGGAGAAACTGGTGGCCATGGCTGCCAGGCTGTGCTATTCACCTTCCGGCATTGATGATCTGGCAGAGGATGTCATCCATTCGGATCAGCAGCAATTTATTAAAAAACTGATGGATATGGGACATTATACCACCATTGAGCATATTTCCTTTACCTTTGGTGTTGAAGGAGTATCCAGGAGTCTACTGGCCCAGCTCACCCGGCACCGCATCGCCAGCTTCAGTGTGCAGTCCCAGCGTTATGTAGGTGAAACGCGAGCGCAGAATAAACAGGGAATTTTTGATTATATTATTCCGGAGACCATTCTTCAACTGGGACCGGAAGCTGTGGCGGAGTTTGAAAGTCAAATGACCCGGATTCAAGCCTGGTATGACGGTTGGGTGCAGAAGCTGGGCGGGGGCAGGGTTGCTTATGAGGATGCCCGTTTTGTACTGCCCAATGCTGCGGAAACCAAGCTGGTGGTAACCATGAATGCCCGGGAATTGCGTCACTTTTTTGATTTGCGTTGTTGCAATCGAGCGCAGTGGGAAATTCGCAATCTGGCGGAGCAAATGCTGAAGCTGGTAAAAGAAGCGGCTCCCACTATTTTCAGGGACGCCGGCCCCAGTTGTTTATCCGGTCCCTGCCCGGAAGGAAAGCTTAGCTGTGGTAAAATGCCTGAGGTCCGTAAAAAGTTCGGGATGATAAAATCCGGAGAGTGA
- the rlmB gene encoding 23S rRNA (guanosine(2251)-2'-O)-methyltransferase RlmB translates to MSEIIAGRNPVREALRAGRPINKVIMAKGTPSGPLGEITRMVREAGIPIQTVDRAYLDKLQTGVPHQGIVAYAAAKQYVEVEDILSAARSKGQEPFMVMLDEINDPHNLGAILRTCDAAGVHGVIIPQRRSVALTATVAKASAGAVEYVPVARVTNLDQTIRSLKEQGLWVVGAEMDGPDLFWQAKLTGPLLLVIGGEGKGLGRLLKERCDMLVRLPMLGQVGSLNASVAAALLVYEVVRQRG, encoded by the coding sequence GTGAGCGAAATCATTGCCGGGCGCAACCCGGTTCGTGAAGCACTTCGGGCAGGGCGTCCCATCAATAAGGTGATTATGGCCAAAGGAACCCCTTCCGGACCTTTGGGAGAAATTACTAGGATGGTCCGGGAAGCAGGCATTCCCATCCAAACGGTTGACCGGGCGTACCTGGATAAATTACAAACCGGCGTACCTCACCAGGGTATTGTCGCTTATGCTGCGGCCAAGCAGTATGTGGAAGTGGAGGATATTCTGAGTGCTGCCCGGTCAAAGGGTCAGGAGCCCTTTATGGTGATGCTGGATGAAATAAACGATCCTCATAACCTGGGGGCGATTCTGCGTACCTGTGATGCGGCCGGTGTGCACGGGGTAATCATCCCTCAGCGCAGATCCGTCGCTTTAACGGCAACGGTGGCCAAAGCTTCCGCAGGAGCGGTGGAGTATGTACCGGTGGCTCGGGTAACCAATCTGGATCAAACCATTCGTTCGTTAAAGGAGCAAGGGCTTTGGGTTGTGGGGGCGGAGATGGACGGCCCGGACCTGTTTTGGCAGGCTAAATTAACCGGTCCTCTGCTGCTGGTGATTGGCGGGGAAGGAAAGGGACTGGGCAGATTGCTTAAGGAAAGATGCGATATGCTGGTCCGTCTGCCCATGCTGGGACAAGTAGGCTCCTTAAATGCCTCGGTGGCAGCTGCATTATTGGTGTATGAGGTCGTACGCCAGAGAGGGTAG
- a CDS encoding NYN domain-containing protein gives MQDFYVVDGYNVIHAWPDFEGIKAGGLDHCRDRLIDILANFAAFSGARVKVIFDAHLVKSGIEHAEFIHGVEVFYTQEGETADSLIERLVGDLGKLGTVYVVTSDWDEQRIIFGRGAFRVTPKEFREQIVQINRQQQENYNKENPTEGYLEDKLPREIRIIMEKWRRGKN, from the coding sequence GTGCAAGATTTTTATGTAGTGGATGGATATAATGTTATTCACGCCTGGCCGGATTTTGAAGGAATCAAAGCCGGCGGGCTGGACCATTGCAGGGATAGACTGATTGACATCCTAGCCAATTTTGCTGCCTTCAGCGGAGCCCGGGTGAAAGTGATTTTCGATGCCCACTTGGTTAAAAGCGGCATTGAGCATGCGGAGTTTATTCATGGCGTTGAGGTGTTTTACACCCAAGAGGGAGAAACCGCTGACTCGTTGATTGAAAGATTGGTGGGGGATTTGGGCAAGCTGGGAACCGTCTATGTGGTAACCTCCGATTGGGATGAACAAAGAATTATTTTTGGCCGCGGGGCTTTTCGGGTAACACCGAAAGAGTTTAGAGAGCAAATCGTACAGATAAATCGACAGCAACAGGAGAATTATAACAAAGAAAATCCCACAGAAGGCTATCTGGAGGACAAATTGCCTCGAGAAATCAGGATAATTATGGAAAAATGGCGTCGCGGGAAGAACTGA